A genomic window from Elaeis guineensis isolate ETL-2024a chromosome 3, EG11, whole genome shotgun sequence includes:
- the LOC105041579 gene encoding UDP-glucuronate 4-epimerase 6-like has translation MPFTHILHLASLPANTSLNHLNFVAFAYANADALIALLELARTIDYPPAIVWASSAFVYGLNPTSNPTVKSDPTDHLATLFAAGKKTAEDIYAYSHIYGLSITTLCLFTIYDLWARPHMAYFTFTKAIHHDFCFGY, from the coding sequence ATGCCGTTCACCCACATCCTCCACCTAGCCTCCCTCCCCGCCAACACCTCCCTCAACCACCTCAACTTTGTCGCCTTTGCTTATGCTAATGCCGATGCCCTCATCGCTCTTCTTGAGCTTGCCCGCACCATCGATTACCCACCAGCCATCGTCTGGGCCTCTTCTGCCTTTGTTTATGGCCTCAACCCAACCTCGAACCCCACCGTCAAGTCCGATCCTACGGACCACCTTGCCACCCTCTTCGCTGCTGGAAAGAAGACTGCTGAGGACATCTATGCCTATAGCCACATATATGGCCTCTCCATCACCACCCTCTGCCTCTTCACTATCTACGACCTGTGGGCCCGCCCCCACATGGCTTACTTTACCTTCACCAAGGCCATTCACCATGACTTTTGTTTTGGTTACTGA